The DNA window TTTGCCAGATGTTTGATTCGATTTCCTGGTGTGCCAGATGGCAAGAGAACCTTGTCATAAATCAGTTAATTGAGGGCTCCAAAAAATCCCACCCACTCAGTGAAGTAAAATGGTAGCCGTCATTCTTCATTTGCATATAACGACTGTTCTAAATGCCCCTTTGGCAGAGCTTTACTACACAAATAATTGATGTAAAAATAGATGCCGTCTGGATGTGTCCGTCAACTCCGAGTTGCTTATCTCAGGTGAGCTTTTCCGCGAAAATGCTCTGCACAATTATGGCGTTGCTTCCTCCATACCGACGATGCGTAGCCGCAAAGTCTGTTTCCCCTTCCTGTCCGTATCCATGGCCACCAAACATTGTTTAGATTCAAATAGCACGCTGCCGGTGTGCTCATCCGCCAAACTTGGTAGAAGTGACTTGATAAACCAGTAAGTGGACAagtgaatatataaatatcccAAATTGAGTCCTGTTTTACCAGTACCAGCTGCATTAAATAGTGAAAGCTATTCCCCaacatttaataataaaaagtgaatttcctgattttagaTATGgagcaaatgtgtgtgtgtgtatatatatctatatatatacacacatgtgcaCACCAGGTTTTAATCCATCTGGCCAtgaaagatcattttatactgTGATTGGCGGTTAGCAAATGATTGCTGACTGCCCCGTTAAAAGAAATTTGACGCTTGCCGTTGTTCGTGGCAGCcagatttttaaaatgctgAGGTGGAACTACAGAACTAAATTCCCATACAGTATACCAAAAATATCTGgtacataaaaatgttaaatgaatGCTGAGTTAGTGACATCTAGTGGACTAGtttcacaaaaagaaactgtcAAGTGAGTGATCAGTTGTCTTTTAATGATTATTTCATATGAATTCAACAGCTTTCAATTTGTAGTAATCAAACACCAGGAAGTTTGGAAtaagtttttttatgtttccaTAGAGATATTAACActgcaagtattttttttttctccaaataacTTTGAGGTAGCCAACATTTTGCTGCTTCTATTTGTTGTCAGGGTTAAAAATATTTGCGCATGTCACCATTGTGCCTAAAAACTTCACCGCACAACTGGAATGTTAAATCTAATCACTTTCTTAATCTTTcacaaaggattaaaaaaatatagtatattgTATGTACTTTCTCCATGATCAACTTTTGTTAATAATCCTCGTTTGACAAAAGAAATTAAGTCTTGCATAGAGaggattccattttttttcctgcaccaTCATCACAATGTAGGTTCAATAAATTAATGGCACAAGAGGAATTGATTTAAAATTCCACACAAATGAAGGTTATATTGCACAAATAGCTCTGTCAATTTTCACTAAAAACCACATTATAATGGTGCAGTAAACTTTGTAATTAAAGAGTAGTAAAAGGGTTGAGTTGGAATCAAACCCTAGGCACAAATTAAAAGATGGACAACAGATCTCGCGGACGCTTTTGATTGGACGCCTCTTTGTCTTGTCCGTCGGCCTTCGCTTCTTTCCTCCAAAGTCCTCCTCTGGAACGAGGCAACGCTTTGCGACGGGGGTCTCCGAGCGGCTTCCATTGTGGGCGGCGAGCAGTTCGCTCCACATCCGAGtttggaatttgttttttttttgtttttggttttttttaagccattttGCATCCCACTGGAAAAACCGGGCCAGCATATGCGCCGGGCGCTCCTTGACAAACGCACTCTCGCGGGGCGTTTTTCAGCGGAATTCATAAATGGGCATGCTGTGCTCGCGGACGTGGCTCAGGTTTAGGGACTGATACCTGCAACAGAGATTCAAACGGTCAGTCGGGTGGTCGCGGGGCGCCGAAACATGATTAAGAATTACGACGTTTCCTCCATCGATGTCCTAACTAACCATTCCGAGCTCCTGTGGTAGTAGTAACCTTCAATGGTGGCGGTGGACTTTTGAAAGCAGATGTAGTAGAATCCAGCAAACGATGCGCCGCTAATGTCCTTGATGGTGTGATCAGGGACCAGGAACTGCTCCTTTGGGTGCCAGAAACCAAACACCCGGGGTCAACGTGAGCAATTAGAAACCAGCGATTGGGACTAACCTTCCATCTCATGAAGATGTAATCGCTGCGGTCCAGCGCCTCGTAGTCGAAGTCGTCCGAGTTGAAGCTTTTGGCCACTTTAAAGAAAGGCTGAAATTTCCCCTGAGAAAAGCAAAGTCaggcaaaagtttttttttaaagtgttaaaCTCCTTAAGAAGACATTACGGGAGAACGGGAACACACCCAGTGCTTCCTGTCCACGTCCTCGTCGGCATCCCACTTCCTGGTTAAAAAAGGTCGCTTTCGACTTATGATTTCACCGGCAAAGAAGGTTGTGAGTGTTGGATACTCCTGCAAGTGCAAATTGGAAGAATCTGTCAAGGCACACATAAGCTTGTCTTTGAATTTTTATTCAAGTTGCTCAAGTGTGTTTTCTTCTTTCCTAATTCAACACTACCACCTAAGAATGGTACATAATGTGGGAGTTGAATCCGGGTGCTGGTGGCTCAAGTAAACACTCCTCCATGCAAAACCCAAATGTGcaacctaacctaacctcaCCACTTGGCTCCAACCCTTGAACATTCCACCCCACAGAGTATTGCATAATGAAATGGATACACACTTTACTGCCAAACTAAGGTCAAGTGTACACCCTGAAATGAGGGATTCACCGTCATTGCATCATCTGTCCGGAGTCAAATCCCATTAAATAACTACGGCTGTTGTTACTACTCATTTACCTCAGTCAGGCCGCTGATCTTCAGATAGCCACACAAGTAAGAATCCTCTGGAGTCACGtgctgaaaaaaaacccaacaatttCAATGTCTGAATGATTGTCTGTTAAATCATTCACCGTCATTGGCGCCGATGGACGTCCGTTCAAGATAAGCATCATATCCAGAAAGTAGTGAATTTTCAATTACTGGAATATTTTCACTCTGCTTTaacattgggatttttttttatacaattttCATATTTGCTCATATCAGTTTGTTTTCCTTCTAAATGATGTTATAATACATCAACCTCAGTTGTACttgtatttgttattattaatgCAGCTGCAGTTGAATAAAAAAAGCTGTTTTAACTTCACCTCGTTTAAAAGTTCTTGCCATTTTTAAACCGTAAAATAAGATtagaatgacaaaataaaacacatgctCATTTATATAaagttacaacaacaacaaaagtaccATTTTTGATTGACATGTCAAATGTCACACGAACTAGGTCACTATGTTAGTATGGAATTGACGTGCTAAGCAAGCTACCTAGCAACTGAAGCTAAAAATAATATCATTGTAATGACAAGAGAAATGTCCCAAATTCAAAGTTTAACATTTAACCTACCAGCAAAACAACATCCACGCCGTAAGCGTTCCCTTTGCTCTTCTGGTATCCCCGAAACTGGGAGCCGCTGTACAGGAACGACGTGGCCACCCCGGGCTGCTGGCCGTTTATCGGGGCAGGGGGGATAAGAGAGCCCGGGGATGGGCAGGCCGCGTCGGCGGGAAGGCAGCACTCGGCCGGGACAGGCATGTCGAGCGGTAACGTTTCGCCGTCGGCTACCGTCATGAACTTTGGAGCAAGTCAATGGCTCCGGCCACCGGGGAAGATGGGATCGCCGGCAGTGCAAAGTCCCCGAGATACAAAAGTTTAGACAATTTCCTTTTGACTGGCAACCTCAGCAAGAATGTGAATGGAGAGTTCCGTTTCTCCAAATCCGATTGGTCCAAAACGGAGGGTTGGGCCGCTCTTTTATTGGTTACTGTGTGACCAAAAGGCTTTCTGGGATGTGTAGTAAAATGACGAGAATTTACAGTCGCTGCTCAAAAAGGAATGACATCTTCAATGAACgagaatacgttttttttttacgtttggcGTCAAAAACACGTTCAATTACAACATCTTTTCTGaaaattatttataaaaatgtttaattctgCTCTTCATTCATTCAGAAAAGATCAAACATATACAACATTAAAATGTGCTTATAGTATTATCATTTAGATTTGACTTAAGTTTTcggatatatttaaaaaaaaaactacaaataagTTCCATTTATCTATGCTGTTTACAGAGAAATCAAGAAAACAAATCAGTGCGATTAGTCTTTTGATTTTGTCGAAAGTTTATAACTACATATTAATAAATTCTGCTATAACGGAGACCACAACCAATCTAATGCATTCCTACTTCAATTCCTTCAGCTGTTCCCTCAAACAATCTGCATATCGGTGAATATCTGCGATCCGCATTCGGTTCCTCTTAAGCTCTGTGTCTTCAATCTGTAACCacataaacaaaatataaacaaattaaaaaaattaccaatctgtaaaacacaaacttgacattttgtgtcatttcagtTTGTTACCTCTTTAATGAGGGCCACTTTCCAGGCTTCCGCGCGGGTAACCATCTGAGTTTCCCTGTCATTGATCGTTTGTAGATGGTTATCGTGACTGGCAGCCAGGGTGTCCATTACTGTGTTTTTGTCTAGGAATAGCTATAATATGTGGAGAAAGTCAGGTGTCAAAGTATattattagtgtttttttaataaatgcatTATATTCATAAACATAGTATACAACCTACCATTCTAACATCATCTGGCAAATCATCTTCACCTTCCCCCTTAGCCACCACTTCCAATGTTGTGACAGCAATTTTTGTAACCTGCTGATGATGGCTGTCCTCCAGCTCTCGACAAtgtacaaatgtgcaattgagtTAAGTAaaaatttcatatattttttttgttttgtttacccaACAACACTGCTTGGATGAAATGAAAACGTCAACAAGAAGGATATATTCCTTGAGCGGTTTCACTGAAGCTGCCCGTCATCTCTGTTATGTTGTTGTCAAACTTTTTGATCGTTTCCTGGAAAAATGGTGACAGTTTACATTAGATTAAATTGTGAGAAAAGGTAGAAAACTGCACATACCTCCATGTAGCTGTAAAGTTGAAATTCCACAGCCATTAAATTGAAACACATAACGTTGATTTCCTGACGGCAGATGTCCTTCTTGCTCTCCTTTTCATCATCTGGGGCCTCTTGTAAGTCTTTTATTCTCTAAAAAAGACCTTCAAGGATTTAATCACCAAAGACATCTGCGTTCAATTCCTAGTGCTAATAGAGATGAACAAGATAAAacttcagatttaaaaaaaaacattcacagtgGGATACGACCAAGCTGCTATGCTAAGGCTAGTGTAGATAGCTATTAGCCTCAAGTTCATCAATACCGTAGAGGATTTAAGGAATGTCCACTGCAAACTAATAAGGATAAAATGACCCATACTTTTTTTGGTAATTTTAGTGTCTTGTTATTTAAAATGAAGCGTTTTTGTGGTTTCAGAATGGACGTAAAACAGGGAAACTATTTGGCTGTCTTGTATGACGTCTTTCAATGTAAATATCCCATATCAAAATATGCCCACCTGCAGATTacgtttattatttttatagccAGGTGTGTTTAGTTGTGCCAAATTTATTTGGATGTACGACTTGGCCTGTTTTGCTTCATAGACTTAAAAAGAGATCAACGACCCATCAGTGTTCAGACTGAGAACTTTGCATGCAACTTTCCTATTGCAAAATAGGAATGTGTCAAGATCTTTGGTCCAGCTCACCTGCTTGTGTTGCAGCTGAAAATCAGCCAACACTTTGGATGCTCTGGCCTGGCTATCGCTCACATCCGTACGATGTCGACTGAAGAATAACTTCACTTCGATATCTCTTCGCTTATGCTCAACCAAGCCGACTTCAAACAGCTGGTTGCACAGTTCTACCAGGTGGGTCTCGAACGTATACACGAAAAGTCAAGATTTTATAACACATTTTCATTCCAAATTTACATCCGTGTGAGGATGATGTCACGGCAACAAAGGATATGCTTCAAGTAACTCATCCACTCCGGGTAGACAGCATAGTTTGCTTAGCTCTGTATCATTTTGGATGATGTTGCTGTACAAGTAGTCTCCATTTAACTGCTCCACAAAGGCATCCTTAATTAACAAATAGAAGAATAAGATGTCAGGAGGGGATTTGATGGAAAAACAAAGGTGTTTATAGAATTCACCTCATGCATTTGGAGTATAGCTTCCTTTTGTTGCTTTTCTTTCGCAGCTTGTTGCGCCTGATGCTCGCCTTGATTCATCTCCTCAATGTCGAGATTATACTTTGCAGACGCCCTATTTCTCTTCACATACAGTGAaaaattgaaatcatttttgaaatccaaaataaatcggatttcacacaaaaaatgcGCACATGTCCTTTTCGATCATGATACATTGGCTGAGATTTATTCCAAAACACTTCACACTTTACTCACTATATCctcattaagaaatattttgttCAGGAATTTCAGTTGTTGAAAATAGGCAGCGAGGAAAAGGGTGTATTTTTCCTCATTGTTCTCCTCAGGAATGGGATTTCCATCAATATTAAGGGTGAAGAGTTTCTTGAACTTGCACAGATAGACCACCTTCAAGTGCAGAAGGAGACAAGAGTTAGGAAAGTGCttctaaatctttttttctttttcttttaacaatGTGACTGTTTAATTACATTGTTTAGTTGAGTGATTTTGTTGTTTGCAATGCTTAATACGGTGAGTTCCACCAGGTTGTCCATGTTTTCGAGGAGAGAAATTCGGTTGTTGGACAAATTCAGCACTTCCATCTTCTGAAGATTATTCAGACCCTCGATTTTCTTGATGTTGTTGAATGACAGATCTGTAAAACAAATCAGAAATAAGAAATATTGGACTCTATGGTCAACGTCCTTGGatctacttaaaaaaataacattggaaTTCAACAAAATAGattcaacaatttaaaaagtacTAATTGGCACCTTTTGACACTCACTTCAGAGCgacatcattattatcatttcaAGTTGTTTCATTGTTTACACTTGAACGCTTTTCTTACTGAGCCATGTCAGGTTAACCAGATGGTCCAGTGATTCTATCTTCTTGATGAAATTGTTGTTCAGATTTAACTTGGTCAATGCTGAAAACTCCCACAAGTGGTCAATCTTCTGTATGTCTTGGGATGAAAAACACTATTTCATCTGACACATTCAACACCAGAAATTCTGGATTTTTCTACTCACTGCTATACTCCAGACTTAAACGCCGGGCTTCGCCAAAGAGGATTCCTTCGCTCTTGGCAATGTATTCAGCTTGATCTTTAAGACCTTGCTCTAGTACGGCCTCCTGTAAAATCTCATCTTCTATGTAAATGGgggttttatcatgataaccGCTTATGTTTGATGATTCCTTGCTGCCAAACATGATTTTATGTTCCaacctgatttaaaaaaacattccattatTATACTTGTACTATCGTCATCTATACTAGCAAAGGATATACATACCGGAAAAACGAggttatatttttgtaaaaaaatacatcaaattcaCATTCCTCTTTTCACTGTTTACGCCCTGTCACATAGCAACCGTGTGTTGCATTCAGGTACACTCGAAAATAACTTCATACGTCAAAgtaacatgtcattttttgggtgaaGCTCATACGTAAACTTTCCAAGCAGCTGTTTTTGAAAGTATTTGCAGTAATCATAACACTTGTGTAACAAGTCGAAACCCTTGCGATTTGTTTACGTGGATGAAAATGCACAATGATAGCATGTGATGCTTAAATGACTGACATGATTGCAAGCCATAGGCTTGGAGGTTTTTGAGTGAAATTGTCCAATAGGAATGCGTTAAAGGCGGGGCTTAGGAGTTCTGTCTCTGGGCCTCCCCTTGTCAATCTCATCGCATTTTATGTTGTCAAAATGGAGTTTTTACTTGGAAATCCGTACAGCACTCCCGTGGGACAACGTGTAGGTAAGTCTATactatatttctatattttttaaaatcacgtATTAATAATATTTTGTGCATGAGACGCGGACAAACATTTTGATGAGTGCCACCAGTGAAAATAGCGAGCTAGCATCACTGCTGCAAACGTCATCTAATTGGAATGAGCTTCaagaaaagatttttttcccatttctcaACAGAACTTTCAATGTATTTACTTTATAAAATTGCTATAATTACTGCATTTATGGAAAGAGATGTGTAAGGAATAGCTTCGAGTTATGAAAgtttatgaatataaatatgttcattaatatgtgctgtcccttatcataTACTATCAAATTCAATCTCAAAGATCGAGCGTAAATAAGTATAGTTTCAAACACGGTTAAcgggtttttatggccaataagttcatatattttcataattattAGATATGAACGCTTACACTTACTTC is part of the Stigmatopora argus isolate UIUO_Sarg chromosome 14, RoL_Sarg_1.0, whole genome shotgun sequence genome and encodes:
- the gid4 gene encoding glucose-induced degradation protein 4 homolog, translating into MTVADGETLPLDMPVPAECCLPADAACPSPGSLIPPAPINGQQPGVATSFLYSGSQFRGYQKSKGNAYGVDVVLLHVTPEDSYLCGYLKISGLTEEYPTLTTFFAGEIISRKRPFLTRKWDADEDVDRKHWGKFQPFFKVAKSFNSDDFDYEALDRSDYIFMRWKEQFLVPDHTIKDISGASFAGFYYICFQKSTATIEGYYYHRSSEWYQSLNLSHVREHSMPIYEFR
- the drc3 gene encoding dynein regulatory complex subunit 3 is translated as MFGSKESSNISGYHDKTPIYIEDEILQEAVLEQGLKDQAEYIAKSEGILFGEARRLSLEYSNIQKIDHLWEFSALTKLNLNNNFIKKIESLDHLVNLTWLNLSFNNIKKIEGLNNLQKMEVLNLSNNRISLLENMDNLVELTVLSIANNKITQLNNVVYLCKFKKLFTLNIDGNPIPEENNEEKYTLFLAAYFQQLKFLNKIFLNEDIRNRASAKYNLDIEEMNQGEHQAQQAAKEKQQKEAILQMHEDAFVEQLNGDYLYSNIIQNDTELSKLCCLPGVDELLEAFETHLVELCNQLFEVGLVEHKRRDIEVKLFFSRHRTDVSDSQARASKVLADFQLQHKQRIKDLQEAPDDEKESKKDICRQEINVMCFNLMAVEFQLYSYMEETIKKFDNNITEMTGSFSETAQGIFVHCRELEDSHHQQVTKIAVTTLEVVAKGEGEDDLPDDVRMLFLDKNTVMDTLAASHDNHLQTINDRETQMVTRAEAWKVALIKEIEDTELKRNRMRIADIHRYADCLREQLKELK